One window of the Pseudomonas sp. S04 genome contains the following:
- a CDS encoding lipocalin-like domain-containing protein translates to MKINRLSALLLVLGLTGCDEPSGDQGFAGLGSDAAAFSQVTPGRTLSFPADHAAHDGYRIEWWYLTANLKDAQGREFGVQWTLFRNALKPGPEQPGWASQVIWLGHAAVTSATVHHAGERYARGAVGQAGVQGVPFDAWIDDWRLSTRADAQEPLAEMQVQASGAGFAYQLQLTTNRPLVLQGEQGFSRKSEQGQASYYYSQPFFQARGTLEIDGVRYQVSGPAWLDREWSSQPLLAGQSGWDWFSLHLDSGAHLMLFRVREKDGQGYLNGTWINPDGSSRSLSRQDISLTPLARSEVAGRQLPTQWSLKVAGEGVDIRVAALNPRAWMALRIPYWEGPVQVSGTHPGTGYLEMTGY, encoded by the coding sequence ATGAAAATTAACCGGCTGTCTGCGTTGCTGCTGGTGCTGGGATTGACCGGGTGCGATGAGCCGTCGGGCGACCAGGGGTTCGCCGGCCTGGGTAGCGACGCGGCAGCCTTCAGTCAGGTGACACCCGGACGCACGTTGAGCTTTCCCGCCGATCACGCCGCCCACGACGGCTATCGCATTGAATGGTGGTACCTCACGGCCAATCTCAAGGATGCCCAGGGGCGGGAGTTCGGAGTGCAGTGGACGCTGTTTCGCAACGCGCTCAAGCCCGGTCCCGAACAACCAGGTTGGGCCAGCCAGGTGATCTGGCTGGGGCACGCCGCCGTGACCTCGGCCACCGTGCACCATGCTGGCGAACGCTACGCGCGCGGCGCAGTGGGTCAGGCCGGGGTGCAGGGCGTGCCCTTTGATGCGTGGATCGATGACTGGCGCCTGAGCACCCGGGCTGATGCCCAGGAACCGCTGGCCGAGATGCAGGTGCAGGCCAGTGGCGCGGGCTTTGCCTATCAACTGCAACTGACGACCAACCGGCCATTGGTGCTGCAGGGCGAGCAGGGTTTCAGTCGCAAGTCCGAGCAGGGCCAGGCTTCGTACTACTACAGCCAGCCGTTTTTCCAGGCGCGCGGCACCCTGGAGATCGACGGCGTGCGTTACCAGGTCAGCGGCCCGGCCTGGCTCGACCGGGAGTGGAGCAGCCAGCCATTGCTGGCCGGGCAGAGCGGCTGGGACTGGTTCTCCCTGCACCTGGACAGTGGCGCGCACCTGATGCTGTTCCGGGTCCGGGAGAAAGACGGGCAAGGCTACCTCAATGGCACCTGGATCAACCCGGACGGCAGCAGCCGGAGCTTGTCACGCCAGGACATCAGCCTGACGCCCTTGGCTCGTAGCGAGGTGGCGGGGCGCCAGTTGCCAACCCAGTGGTCGCTCAAGGTGGCGGGCGAGGGGGTGGACATTCGGGTCGCGGCGCTGAACCCCAGGGCCTGGATGGCCTTGCGCATTCCTTATTGGGAGGGTCCGGTGCAAGTGAGTGGCACTCACCCGGGCACCGGTTACCTGGAAATGACCGGTTATTGA
- a CDS encoding ABC transporter permease — MKVWRETLRALLSHWRRHPVQLFSVLTGLWLASGLLTGVEALNSQARDSYARASQLIGGEPQASLAAVDGATFGQQLFVELRRAGWPVSPVLQARIQLKDQPDQRLQLLGIEPLSLPIGSALAGQTLKLEQMVDFVSPPGRTWIAPTTLQALGLKEGDRPLTTTGRTLPALHGQADMAPGVLLVDIGVAQQVLQLPGQLSRLLLPKEFAASAPPLPGSLGARLQLKHSGEENNLARLTESFHLNLDALGVLSFVVGLFIVHAAIGLALEQRRGLFRTLRACGVSGRTLIGCLCLELAGLALLGGLLGVASGYLLASVLLPDVAASLRGLYGAEVAGQLSLSPWWWFSGLGLSLLGALLAGGNSLRRAARMPLLALANPQAWHQAHARWLRRQAWVALGAAVIGLLAWGWGDSLASGFVLMAALLLGAALGLPVLLDALLNLLARRRRSVLGQWFLADCRQQLPALSLALMALLLALAANIGAGSMTAGFRLTFNDWLEQRLSAELYVNPQSPAQATALQDWLPRQNLDAVLPSWQVALSLQGWPADLYGVIDDPSYRAHWPLLEALGEQPWDQLATGDRLMLSEQLARRLKVRLGDHLSIATPQGPWSVQLIGIYADYGNPKGHLLVNAQQLLRHWPGLAPSRFNLRLQPARIPALVSALHRDFALDDSRIVDQARLKGWSSEVFERTFAATAALNSLTLGVAGVALFISLLTQSESRLGQLAPLWALGVTRRQLMLLNLGQTWLLALLTLVLALPLGIALAWCLDTVINVQAFGWRLPLRVFPLQLAQLMGLALLATLLASAWPLFKLYRSQPADLLRRFAHEN; from the coding sequence ATGAAAGTCTGGCGGGAAACCTTACGGGCGCTGCTCAGTCACTGGCGCCGGCACCCGGTGCAGTTGTTCAGTGTGCTCACCGGCTTGTGGCTGGCCAGCGGCCTGCTGACTGGGGTCGAGGCGCTGAACAGCCAGGCGCGCGACAGCTACGCCCGGGCCAGTCAGTTGATCGGCGGCGAACCCCAGGCCAGCCTCGCAGCCGTCGATGGCGCAACCTTCGGACAACAGCTGTTCGTCGAGTTGCGCCGGGCGGGCTGGCCAGTGTCGCCAGTGTTGCAGGCGCGGATCCAGCTCAAGGATCAGCCCGACCAGCGATTGCAACTACTGGGCATCGAGCCCCTGTCGTTACCCATCGGCTCGGCGCTGGCCGGACAAACCCTGAAGCTTGAGCAGATGGTCGACTTTGTCAGCCCGCCGGGACGGACCTGGATTGCCCCGACAACCTTGCAGGCCCTGGGTCTCAAGGAAGGCGACCGGCCGTTGACCACCACGGGTCGCACCTTGCCGGCGCTGCACGGGCAAGCCGACATGGCGCCCGGCGTGCTGTTGGTGGACATCGGCGTGGCGCAGCAGGTGCTGCAATTGCCCGGGCAGCTTTCGCGCCTGCTGCTGCCCAAGGAATTTGCCGCCAGCGCGCCGCCGTTGCCCGGCTCACTGGGTGCGCGCTTGCAGCTCAAACACAGTGGCGAAGAAAACAATCTGGCGCGGCTCACCGAGAGCTTTCACCTGAATCTGGATGCCTTGGGCGTGCTGTCGTTTGTCGTCGGCCTGTTTATCGTCCACGCCGCCATCGGCCTGGCCCTGGAGCAGCGCCGAGGCCTGTTCCGGACCCTGCGCGCCTGCGGTGTGAGCGGGCGGACGCTGATCGGCTGCCTGTGCCTGGAACTGGCAGGCCTGGCCTTGCTCGGCGGTCTGTTGGGGGTGGCCAGTGGTTACCTGCTGGCCAGTGTCTTGCTGCCCGACGTTGCCGCCAGCCTGCGTGGGTTGTACGGCGCCGAGGTGGCGGGGCAGTTGAGCCTCAGCCCCTGGTGGTGGTTCAGTGGCCTGGGCTTGAGCCTGTTGGGCGCCTTGCTGGCGGGGGGCAACAGCCTGCGGCGTGCGGCGCGCATGCCACTGCTGGCGCTGGCCAATCCGCAGGCCTGGCACCAGGCCCACGCCCGCTGGTTGCGACGCCAGGCCTGGGTCGCCCTGGGGGCTGCGGTGATTGGCCTGCTGGCATGGGGCTGGGGCGACAGCCTGGCCAGTGGTTTTGTGCTGATGGCAGCGCTGCTGCTGGGGGCAGCCCTGGGTTTACCGGTGCTGCTCGACGCGCTGCTGAATCTGTTGGCGCGGCGCCGGCGTTCGGTACTCGGGCAGTGGTTTCTCGCCGATTGCCGCCAGCAATTGCCGGCCCTGAGCCTGGCCCTGATGGCGCTGCTGCTGGCACTGGCCGCCAACATCGGGGCTGGCAGCATGACCGCCGGCTTTCGCCTGACCTTCAATGACTGGCTGGAGCAACGGCTCAGCGCCGAGCTCTACGTCAATCCGCAGAGCCCGGCGCAGGCCACTGCTTTGCAGGACTGGCTGCCCCGGCAAAACCTTGACGCGGTGTTGCCCAGTTGGCAGGTCGCGCTGTCGCTGCAAGGTTGGCCGGCGGACCTCTACGGGGTGATCGACGACCCCAGCTACCGTGCGCACTGGCCCTTGCTCGAAGCCCTGGGGGAGCAACCCTGGGACCAGTTGGCGACGGGGGACAGGCTGATGCTCAGCGAGCAACTGGCACGCCGGCTCAAGGTGCGCCTGGGCGATCACCTGAGCATTGCCACGCCCCAGGGGCCGTGGTCGGTACAATTGATCGGGATCTACGCCGACTACGGCAATCCCAAGGGGCACCTGTTGGTGAATGCCCAGCAGTTGCTACGGCATTGGCCAGGGCTGGCCCCCAGTCGTTTCAATCTGCGGCTGCAGCCGGCACGGATTCCCGCGCTGGTCAGTGCCTTGCACAGGGACTTTGCCCTGGATGACAGCCGCATCGTCGACCAGGCCCGACTCAAGGGCTGGTCGAGCGAGGTCTTCGAGCGCACCTTTGCCGCCACCGCGGCGCTAAATAGCCTGACCTTGGGGGTCGCCGGCGTGGCTTTGTTCATCAGCCTGTTGACCCAAAGCGAAAGTCGTCTCGGGCAATTGGCACCGCTGTGGGCGCTGGGGGTGACCCGCCGCCAGTTGATGCTGCTCAACCTCGGGCAGACCTGGCTACTGGCGTTGCTGACCCTGGTGCTGGCGTTGCCCCTGGGCATCGCGCTGGCCTGGTGCCTGGACACGGTGATCAATGTGCAGGCATTCGGCTGGCGCCTGCCGTTGCGGGTGTTTCCCCTGCAATTGGCGCAACTGATGGGGTTGGCGCTGTTGGCCACGCTGCTGGCTTCGGCCTGGCCCTTGTTCAAGCTGTACCGCAGCCAGCCTGCGGACTTGCTCAGGCGATTTGCCCATGAAAATTAA
- a CDS encoding ABC transporter ATP-binding protein translates to MLEVQGVFKSYATAQGPLAVLLGVDLRLEQGSSLALMGESGSGKSTLLHLVAGLDQVDRGSIRINQQPLERMNERQRAHWRRTEIGLVFQQFNLIGSLRVEDNLAFQARLAGRLDPAWQAQLVERLGLGDLLKRYPEQLSGGQQQRVALGRALASRPPLLLADEPTGSLDESTSDEVLDLMLELLADSPSSLLMVTHSPRIAARLAQRVVLHGGRLVDSGPRS, encoded by the coding sequence ATGCTGGAGGTTCAAGGGGTGTTCAAGAGCTACGCCACCGCCCAGGGACCCTTGGCGGTGTTGTTGGGGGTCGACCTGCGCCTGGAACAGGGCAGTAGCCTGGCGCTGATGGGCGAGTCGGGCAGTGGAAAAAGCACGCTGCTGCACCTGGTGGCCGGGCTGGACCAGGTCGATCGCGGCAGCATCCGGATCAACCAGCAGCCGTTGGAGCGGATGAACGAACGCCAGCGGGCCCACTGGCGACGCACTGAAATCGGCCTGGTGTTCCAGCAGTTCAACCTGATCGGCAGCTTGCGCGTGGAAGACAACCTGGCCTTCCAGGCGCGTCTGGCCGGGCGCCTTGATCCGGCCTGGCAGGCGCAACTGGTGGAACGCCTGGGCCTGGGGGATCTGCTCAAGCGCTACCCGGAACAATTGTCCGGCGGCCAGCAGCAGCGCGTGGCGCTGGGTCGGGCGCTGGCCTCGCGACCGCCCTTGTTGCTGGCCGACGAGCCCACCGGCAGTCTCGATGAAAGCACCAGCGATGAGGTGCTCGACTTGATGCTCGAACTGCTCGCCGACAGCCCCAGCAGTTTGCTGATGGTCACCCACAGTCCGCGGATCGCGGCGCGGCTGGCGCAGCGGGTGGTGTTGCACGGCGGACGCCTGGTCGACTCCGGCCCGCGGTCATGA